A window of the Euwallacea similis isolate ESF13 chromosome 20, ESF131.1, whole genome shotgun sequence genome harbors these coding sequences:
- the clu gene encoding clustered mitochondria protein homolog isoform X2 — MAPGAVETEVQTTEKQGISEEKDKNKDLLDSKEKINNIENDLHEKNHDATDKGTDKLTKDVEEKEKDESEDKVVFIQDVGFTIKIQSPGVEPFDIQVSSMELVQEIHQLLMDREDTCHRTCFSLQLDGNSLDNFAELKNVEGLKEGSVIKVVEEPYTMREARIHVRHVRDLLKSIDPGDAYNGMECNSLSFLSTVTQGDIMEKKRMRPESVDCTPPEFILPESKDRPLTVLQPQLKDQKAPLCVKVLTTSAWNPPPGYRKLHGDLMYLYVVTLEEKHYHVSACSRGFYINQSTTEEFNPKPATPSHLCHSLIELLNQISPQFKRNFATLQKKRSQRHPFERVPTPYQLYAWCAPPVEHTIDAIRAEDSLSSKLGYEEHIPGQTRDWNEELQTTRELPRKTLPERLLRERAIFKVHSDFVAAATRGAMAVIDGNVMAINPGEEAKMQMFIWNNIFFSLGFDVRDHYKELGGDAAAFVAPRNDLQGVRVYSAVDLPGLYTLGTVVIDYRGYRVTAQSIIPGILEREQEQSVVYGSIDFGKTVLSHPKYLDLLNKAGQQLKILPHHVLNDKNEAVELCSSVECKGIIGNDGRHYILDLLRTFPPDVNFLKLEGEALSREVTAHGFPIEHKHKLSCLRQELIDSFVDARYMMFIKYAAYHLQQMNLKKVNPTKAIEEKTEQSEDQDNKEGEKKDEGKEKDDREDKKSQIEDDEAKKIVESITDVWIYSVEESTKSIVKTASAAVGSLKETEFDIRFNPDVYSPGIKHAENLDPPIGKQRQLVKDAAEFLLLVQIPTFIRDCLDHSAAPMDGVTLSEAMHNRGINMRYLGKVTYLLSKVKQVEYLHSIAVGELILRSAKHVFTAYLQSCEMMNLSVAIAHFLNCFFYSGIVVPNPLQNVDEFQSKTNKKRNKRRGRANPLMGNDNNEWANLTGKYLWNQLKQELKAYYDYDLTLTDVDAVIEVFGLQKVSLLRSFCLKTGIQILLRDYNLDSKNKLIFFEEDILNVFPVVKHINPRATDAYNFYTTGQSKIQQGFLKDGYELISEALNLLNNVYGAMHPEIAQCLRMIARLNYIMGEHAEAMAYQQKAVLMSERVNGIDHPYTITEYAHLALYCFANSQISTALKLLYRARYLAVIVCGENHPEVALLDSNISLILHAIGEYELSLRFLEKALALNIKYYGAKSLKVAVSYHLVARTQSCMGNFRSALTNEKEAFTIYKTQLGENHEKTKESSECLKHLTQQAVVLQKKMNEIYTGKNGASLPPIQIQPPSMGSVLDMLNVINGILFVQISSEDIENFKAEMEKRQQGEVAEEHNANDSKLESKAAEVEVKE; from the exons CACAGAAAAACAAGGCATTTCGGAGGAAAAAGATAAGAACAAGGACCTGCTAGACTCTAAGgagaaaattaacaatatcG aaaatgatCTTCATGAGAAAAACCATGATGCTACAGATAAAGGAACAG ACAAACTGACCAAAGATGTCGAAGAAAAGGAGAAAGATGAGAGTGAAGATAAAGTGGTTTTCATTCAGGATGTGGGATTCACAATCAAAATCCAAAGCCCTGGAGTCGAACCCTTTGATATTCAG GTGTCAAGTATGGAACTAGTGCAGGAAATCCATCAGCTGCTAATGGATCGTGAGGACACTTGCCACCGCACTTGCTTCTCATTGCAACTGGACGGCAATAGCCTTGACAACTTTGCGGAGCTTAAAAATGTTGAGGGTCTCAAAGAAGGGTCTGTTATCAAAGTGGTGGAGGAACCATACACAATGCGCGAAGCCCGAATACACGTCAGGCACGTGCGGGACTTACTAAAGTCCATTGATCCCGGAGATGCGTATAATGGCATGGAGTGCAATTCTTTAAGTTTCCTGAGCACTGTCACTCAAGGAGATATTATGG AAAAGAAACGCATGCGTCCCGAGAGTGTGGACTGTACTCCTCCAGAATTTATTCTACCAGAAAGCAAAGATAGACCGTTGACGGTGTTGCAGCCACAGCTTAAAGACCAAAAGGCGCCTCTCTGCGTTAAG GTTTTAACTACATCTGCCTGGAATCCTCCACCTGGATACCGTAAGCTACATGGAGATCTTATGTATTTGTATGTAGTCACTTTGGAGGAGAAACATTACCATGTGTCAGCATGCTCTAGAGGATTCTACATTAACCA ATCAACAACAGAAGAATTCAATCCAAAACCGGCGACTCCGAGTCACTTGTGCCACTCCCTAATTGAGCTGCTCAACCAAATTTCCCCCCAATTCAAGCGCAATTTCGCTACTCTGCAGAAGAAGCGCAGTCAGAGGCACCCCTTTGAAAGGGTGCCCACCCCCTATCAGCTGTATGCGTGGTGTGCACCTCCTGTTGAACACACCATCGACGCGATCAGGGCCGAAGATT CGCTGTCCTCGAAATTGGGCTACGAAGAGCATATTCCGGGTCAAACTCGGGATTGGAATGAAGAATTGCAAACCACTAGGGAGTTACCGAGGAAAACTTTGCCAGAAAGGTTGCTGCGAGAGAGGGCTATTTTTAAG GTTCACAGTGATTTTGTGGCGGCAGCTACCAGAGGAGCCATGGCAGTAATCGATGGGAATGTGATGGCGATTAATCCCGGTGAAGAGGCAAAAATGCAGATGTTTATCTGGAACAATATCTTCTTTTCTTTGGGCTTCGACGTAAGGGACCATTACAAGGAATTGGGAGGCGATGCTGCTGCGTTCGTAGCTCCA CGTAATGACCTGCAAGGTGTCCGTGTTTACAGTGCAGTAGATTTGCCTGGTCTGTACACCCTAGGCACAGTAGTAATCGACTACAGAGGTTACAGAGTCACCGCCCAATCGATTATTCCAGGAATTCTCGAGCGGGAGCAGGAACAATCGGTAGTTTACGGCTCGATTGATTTCGGGAAAACTGTCCTATCTCACCCCAAGTACCTCGACTTG CTGAACAAGGCCGGGCAGCAGCTTAAAATCCTCCCTCACCACGTACTCAATGATAAAAACGAGGCAGTAGAATTGTGCTCCAGTGTGGAGTGTAAGGGAATAATAGGCAACGATGGTCGGCATTATATCTTAGATTTGTTGCGCACATTTCCCCCGGatgtcaattttttgaaac TGGAGGGCGAAGCCCTAAGTCGAGAAGTGACTGCACACGGTTTCCCCATTGAGCACAAACACAAACTGAGCTGCCTCAGGCAGGAGCTAATCGACAGTTTCGTAGACGCGCGCTACATGATGTTCATCAAATACGCAGCGTATCACTTACAGCAGATGAATCTGAAAAAAGTGAATCCCACGAAAGCCATTGAAGAGAAAACGGAGCAGAGCGAAGATCAGGACAATAAGGAGGGCGAAAAAAAGGATGAGGGCAAGGAGAAGGACGACAGAGAGGACAAGAAGAGCCAAATTGAGGACGATGAGGCCAAGAAGATCGTGGAGAGCATTACCGACG TGTGGATTTATTCAGTGGAGGAAAGCACCAAGAGCATCGTGAAGACTGCTTCGGCAGCCGTCGGGTCTTTGAAGGAAACCGAGTTCGACATTAGATTCAATCCGGATGTTTATTCGCCCGGGATCAAGCACGCGGAAAATTTAGATCCTCCCATTGGGAAGCAGAGGCAGCTGGTCAAGGATGCAGCGGAGTTTTTACTTTTGGTGCAAATACCCACTTTC ATCCGTGATTGTCTGGACCACTCGGCGGCCCCCATGGACGGCGTCACCCTGTCCGAAGCGATGCACAACCGTGGCATCAACATGAGATATCTAGGCAAAGTTACCTATCTATTATCCAAAGTGAAACAGGTCGAATACTTGCACAGTATCGCTGTGGGCGAGCTAATCTTGCGTTCGGCTAAGCACGTCTTCACCGCCTATTTGCAGAGCTGCGAAATGATGAATTTATCAGTGGCCATTGCGCATTTTCTCAATTGCTTCTTCTATTCGGGAATAGTGGTTCCTAATCCCTTGCAGAATGTAGATGAATTCCAAAGTAAAACCAACAAGAAGCGTAACAAGCGCAGAGGACGCGCTAATCCACTTATGGGCAATGATAACAACGAGTGGGCTAATTTGACTGGAAAGTACTTGTGGAACCAGTTGAAGCAGGAGTTGAAGGCCTACTATGATTATGACTTAACGTTGACAGACGTGGATGCAGTGATTGAAGTTTTCGGACTGCAGAAGGTGTCGCTGCTCAGAAGTTTTTGCCTGAAGACAGGAATTCAGATTTTGCTGCGGGACTACAATTTGGATTCGAAGAACAAGCTGATCTTCTTTGAAGAGGATATTTTGAACGTATTTCCGGTGGTGAAACATATTAATCCGAGGGCGACGGACGCATATAATTTCTATACCACGG GTCAGTCCAAAATCCAACAAGGCTTCCTGAAGGACGGGTATGAGCTGATCAGCGAAGCTCTGAATCTCTTAAATAACGTGTACGGGGCGATGCATCCAGAAATAGCGCAGTGTCTGCGTATGATTGCGCGGCTTAATTACATTATGGGCGAACACGCTGAAGCTATGGCGTATCAACAAAAGGCGGTTTTGATGTCCGAGAGGGTGAATGGCATCGATCATCCCTACACGATAACCGAATAT gCCCATTTGGCGCTCTATTGCTTCGCGAATAGCCAAATAAGCACCGCTCTGAAACTGCTCTACCGGGCGAGGTATCTAGCAGTTATCGTATGCGGAGAAAACCATCCGGAGGTGGCTTTACTCGAC AGCAACATCAGCTTGATCCTGCACGCAATAGGCGAATACGAGCTGTCGCTGCGATTCTTGGAAAAAGCGCTGGCGCTCAATATCAAATACTACGGGGCGAAATCTCTAAAGGTCGCTGTGAGCTATCACTTAGTGGCCAGGACGCAGAGCTGTATGGGCAACTTTAGGTCGGCATTGACCAACGAAAAGGAGGCGTTCACCATTTACAAGACACAG TTAGGAGAAAATCACGAAAAAACCAAAGAATCCTCCGAGTGCCTGAAACACTTGACCCAACAGGCTGTCGTCttacaaaagaaaatgaaCGAGATTTACACGGGAAAAAACGGCGCTTCTCTGCCACCCATCCAAATCCAGCCGCCCTCCATGGGCTCTGTTTTGGACATGCTCAACGTCATCAACGGCATCCTGTTTGTGCAGATCAG CTCTGAGGACATCGAGAATTTCAAAGCGGAAATGGAGAAGAGGCAGCAAGGCGAAGTCGCCGAAGAACACAACGCGAACGACTCGAAATTGGAATCTAAAGCCGCTGAAGTGGAGGTTAAAGAATAG
- the clu gene encoding clustered mitochondria protein homolog isoform X1 — MAPGAVETEVQTTEKQGISEEKDKNKDLLDSKEKINNIENDLHEKNHDATDKGTDKLTKDVEEKEKDESEDKVVFIQDVGFTIKIQSPGVEPFDIQVSSMELVQEIHQLLMDREDTCHRTCFSLQLDGNSLDNFAELKNVEGLKEGSVIKVVEEPYTMREARIHVRHVRDLLKSIDPGDAYNGMECNSLSFLSTVTQGDIMEKKRMRPESVDCTPPEFILPESKDRPLTVLQPQLKDQKAPLCVKVLTTSAWNPPPGYRKLHGDLMYLYVVTLEEKHYHVSACSRGFYINQSTTEEFNPKPATPSHLCHSLIELLNQISPQFKRNFATLQKKRSQRHPFERVPTPYQLYAWCAPPVEHTIDAIRAEDSLSSKLGYEEHIPGQTRDWNEELQTTRELPRKTLPERLLRERAIFKVHSDFVAAATRGAMAVIDGNVMAINPGEEAKMQMFIWNNIFFSLGFDVRDHYKELGGDAAAFVAPRNDLQGVRVYSAVDLPGLYTLGTVVIDYRGYRVTAQSIIPGILEREQEQSVVYGSIDFGKTVLSHPKYLDLLNKAGQQLKILPHHVLNDKNEAVELCSSVECKGIIGNDGRHYILDLLRTFPPDVNFLKLEGEALSREVTAHGFPIEHKHKLSCLRQELIDSFVDARYMMFIKYAAYHLQQMNLKKVNPTKAIEEKTEQSEDQDNKEGEKKDEGKEKDDREDKKSQIEDDEAKKIVESITDGTKIELEESTKSIVKTASAAVGSLKETEFDIRFNPDVYSPGIKHAENLDPPIGKQRQLVKDAAEFLLLVQIPTFIRDCLDHSAAPMDGVTLSEAMHNRGINMRYLGKVTYLLSKVKQVEYLHSIAVGELILRSAKHVFTAYLQSCEMMNLSVAIAHFLNCFFYSGIVVPNPLQNVDEFQSKTNKKRNKRRGRANPLMGNDNNEWANLTGKYLWNQLKQELKAYYDYDLTLTDVDAVIEVFGLQKVSLLRSFCLKTGIQILLRDYNLDSKNKLIFFEEDILNVFPVVKHINPRATDAYNFYTTGQSKIQQGFLKDGYELISEALNLLNNVYGAMHPEIAQCLRMIARLNYIMGEHAEAMAYQQKAVLMSERVNGIDHPYTITEYAHLALYCFANSQISTALKLLYRARYLAVIVCGENHPEVALLDSNISLILHAIGEYELSLRFLEKALALNIKYYGAKSLKVAVSYHLVARTQSCMGNFRSALTNEKEAFTIYKTQLGENHEKTKESSECLKHLTQQAVVLQKKMNEIYTGKNGASLPPIQIQPPSMGSVLDMLNVINGILFVQISSEDIENFKAEMEKRQQGEVAEEHNANDSKLESKAAEVEVKE; from the exons CACAGAAAAACAAGGCATTTCGGAGGAAAAAGATAAGAACAAGGACCTGCTAGACTCTAAGgagaaaattaacaatatcG aaaatgatCTTCATGAGAAAAACCATGATGCTACAGATAAAGGAACAG ACAAACTGACCAAAGATGTCGAAGAAAAGGAGAAAGATGAGAGTGAAGATAAAGTGGTTTTCATTCAGGATGTGGGATTCACAATCAAAATCCAAAGCCCTGGAGTCGAACCCTTTGATATTCAG GTGTCAAGTATGGAACTAGTGCAGGAAATCCATCAGCTGCTAATGGATCGTGAGGACACTTGCCACCGCACTTGCTTCTCATTGCAACTGGACGGCAATAGCCTTGACAACTTTGCGGAGCTTAAAAATGTTGAGGGTCTCAAAGAAGGGTCTGTTATCAAAGTGGTGGAGGAACCATACACAATGCGCGAAGCCCGAATACACGTCAGGCACGTGCGGGACTTACTAAAGTCCATTGATCCCGGAGATGCGTATAATGGCATGGAGTGCAATTCTTTAAGTTTCCTGAGCACTGTCACTCAAGGAGATATTATGG AAAAGAAACGCATGCGTCCCGAGAGTGTGGACTGTACTCCTCCAGAATTTATTCTACCAGAAAGCAAAGATAGACCGTTGACGGTGTTGCAGCCACAGCTTAAAGACCAAAAGGCGCCTCTCTGCGTTAAG GTTTTAACTACATCTGCCTGGAATCCTCCACCTGGATACCGTAAGCTACATGGAGATCTTATGTATTTGTATGTAGTCACTTTGGAGGAGAAACATTACCATGTGTCAGCATGCTCTAGAGGATTCTACATTAACCA ATCAACAACAGAAGAATTCAATCCAAAACCGGCGACTCCGAGTCACTTGTGCCACTCCCTAATTGAGCTGCTCAACCAAATTTCCCCCCAATTCAAGCGCAATTTCGCTACTCTGCAGAAGAAGCGCAGTCAGAGGCACCCCTTTGAAAGGGTGCCCACCCCCTATCAGCTGTATGCGTGGTGTGCACCTCCTGTTGAACACACCATCGACGCGATCAGGGCCGAAGATT CGCTGTCCTCGAAATTGGGCTACGAAGAGCATATTCCGGGTCAAACTCGGGATTGGAATGAAGAATTGCAAACCACTAGGGAGTTACCGAGGAAAACTTTGCCAGAAAGGTTGCTGCGAGAGAGGGCTATTTTTAAG GTTCACAGTGATTTTGTGGCGGCAGCTACCAGAGGAGCCATGGCAGTAATCGATGGGAATGTGATGGCGATTAATCCCGGTGAAGAGGCAAAAATGCAGATGTTTATCTGGAACAATATCTTCTTTTCTTTGGGCTTCGACGTAAGGGACCATTACAAGGAATTGGGAGGCGATGCTGCTGCGTTCGTAGCTCCA CGTAATGACCTGCAAGGTGTCCGTGTTTACAGTGCAGTAGATTTGCCTGGTCTGTACACCCTAGGCACAGTAGTAATCGACTACAGAGGTTACAGAGTCACCGCCCAATCGATTATTCCAGGAATTCTCGAGCGGGAGCAGGAACAATCGGTAGTTTACGGCTCGATTGATTTCGGGAAAACTGTCCTATCTCACCCCAAGTACCTCGACTTG CTGAACAAGGCCGGGCAGCAGCTTAAAATCCTCCCTCACCACGTACTCAATGATAAAAACGAGGCAGTAGAATTGTGCTCCAGTGTGGAGTGTAAGGGAATAATAGGCAACGATGGTCGGCATTATATCTTAGATTTGTTGCGCACATTTCCCCCGGatgtcaattttttgaaac TGGAGGGCGAAGCCCTAAGTCGAGAAGTGACTGCACACGGTTTCCCCATTGAGCACAAACACAAACTGAGCTGCCTCAGGCAGGAGCTAATCGACAGTTTCGTAGACGCGCGCTACATGATGTTCATCAAATACGCAGCGTATCACTTACAGCAGATGAATCTGAAAAAAGTGAATCCCACGAAAGCCATTGAAGAGAAAACGGAGCAGAGCGAAGATCAGGACAATAAGGAGGGCGAAAAAAAGGATGAGGGCAAGGAGAAGGACGACAGAGAGGACAAGAAGAGCCAAATTGAGGACGATGAGGCCAAGAAGATCGTGGAGAGCATTACCGACGGTACTAAAATTGAGC TGGAGGAAAGCACCAAGAGCATCGTGAAGACTGCTTCGGCAGCCGTCGGGTCTTTGAAGGAAACCGAGTTCGACATTAGATTCAATCCGGATGTTTATTCGCCCGGGATCAAGCACGCGGAAAATTTAGATCCTCCCATTGGGAAGCAGAGGCAGCTGGTCAAGGATGCAGCGGAGTTTTTACTTTTGGTGCAAATACCCACTTTC ATCCGTGATTGTCTGGACCACTCGGCGGCCCCCATGGACGGCGTCACCCTGTCCGAAGCGATGCACAACCGTGGCATCAACATGAGATATCTAGGCAAAGTTACCTATCTATTATCCAAAGTGAAACAGGTCGAATACTTGCACAGTATCGCTGTGGGCGAGCTAATCTTGCGTTCGGCTAAGCACGTCTTCACCGCCTATTTGCAGAGCTGCGAAATGATGAATTTATCAGTGGCCATTGCGCATTTTCTCAATTGCTTCTTCTATTCGGGAATAGTGGTTCCTAATCCCTTGCAGAATGTAGATGAATTCCAAAGTAAAACCAACAAGAAGCGTAACAAGCGCAGAGGACGCGCTAATCCACTTATGGGCAATGATAACAACGAGTGGGCTAATTTGACTGGAAAGTACTTGTGGAACCAGTTGAAGCAGGAGTTGAAGGCCTACTATGATTATGACTTAACGTTGACAGACGTGGATGCAGTGATTGAAGTTTTCGGACTGCAGAAGGTGTCGCTGCTCAGAAGTTTTTGCCTGAAGACAGGAATTCAGATTTTGCTGCGGGACTACAATTTGGATTCGAAGAACAAGCTGATCTTCTTTGAAGAGGATATTTTGAACGTATTTCCGGTGGTGAAACATATTAATCCGAGGGCGACGGACGCATATAATTTCTATACCACGG GTCAGTCCAAAATCCAACAAGGCTTCCTGAAGGACGGGTATGAGCTGATCAGCGAAGCTCTGAATCTCTTAAATAACGTGTACGGGGCGATGCATCCAGAAATAGCGCAGTGTCTGCGTATGATTGCGCGGCTTAATTACATTATGGGCGAACACGCTGAAGCTATGGCGTATCAACAAAAGGCGGTTTTGATGTCCGAGAGGGTGAATGGCATCGATCATCCCTACACGATAACCGAATAT gCCCATTTGGCGCTCTATTGCTTCGCGAATAGCCAAATAAGCACCGCTCTGAAACTGCTCTACCGGGCGAGGTATCTAGCAGTTATCGTATGCGGAGAAAACCATCCGGAGGTGGCTTTACTCGAC AGCAACATCAGCTTGATCCTGCACGCAATAGGCGAATACGAGCTGTCGCTGCGATTCTTGGAAAAAGCGCTGGCGCTCAATATCAAATACTACGGGGCGAAATCTCTAAAGGTCGCTGTGAGCTATCACTTAGTGGCCAGGACGCAGAGCTGTATGGGCAACTTTAGGTCGGCATTGACCAACGAAAAGGAGGCGTTCACCATTTACAAGACACAG TTAGGAGAAAATCACGAAAAAACCAAAGAATCCTCCGAGTGCCTGAAACACTTGACCCAACAGGCTGTCGTCttacaaaagaaaatgaaCGAGATTTACACGGGAAAAAACGGCGCTTCTCTGCCACCCATCCAAATCCAGCCGCCCTCCATGGGCTCTGTTTTGGACATGCTCAACGTCATCAACGGCATCCTGTTTGTGCAGATCAG CTCTGAGGACATCGAGAATTTCAAAGCGGAAATGGAGAAGAGGCAGCAAGGCGAAGTCGCCGAAGAACACAACGCGAACGACTCGAAATTGGAATCTAAAGCCGCTGAAGTGGAGGTTAAAGAATAG